Proteins from one Hemiscyllium ocellatum isolate sHemOce1 chromosome 30, sHemOce1.pat.X.cur, whole genome shotgun sequence genomic window:
- the paqr7b gene encoding membrane progestin receptor alpha-B has translation MATVVMDQIGRLFINIQQIRQIPSLVEQSIPSMPCPVKDSEVPQIFREQYIYSGYRPVKQSWRYYFFTLFQRHNESVNVWTHLIAALVVLLKLKKLSETEEFLSDPHALPLLILLLSAFTYLTFSSLAHLFHSTSEFAHYSFFFLDYVGVAIYQYGSALVHYYYSVEEEWYHIIKPFYLPMATILAWLSCVGCCYSKSNAKVLCPWTRKLYQVVPAGLAYILDISPIVHRINNCYSSGCTDDTIWYHSGQIIFFLISAHFFSCPHPEKWFPGKCDIFLQGHQIFHVFIVLCTLAQLEAVHLDYKNRQHFYQIWHRDSTWSVITSFVLLISFSIATMFYMRHLIKIKLSHKEK, from the coding sequence ATGGCAACAGTGGTGATGGATCAGATTGGCAGACTCTTCATCAACATCCAGCAGATCCGTCAGATCCCCAGCCTGGTGGAGCAGTCTATCCCTAGCATGCCGTGCCCTGTGAAGGATTCTGAAGTGCCGCAGATATTTCGGGAGCAGTATATCTACTCTGGCTACAGGCCAGTAAAACAGAGTTGGCGCTACTACTTCTTCACCTTGTTCCAGCGGCACAATGAATCTGTCAACGTTTGGACCCACCTGATTGCTGCGCTGGTCGTCCTCCTCAAATTAAAGAAGCTGTCCGAGACAGAGGAGTTTTTGTCTGATCCCCATGCGCTACCACTATTGATccttctcctctctgccttcacCTACTTGACTTTCAGTTCCTTGGCCCATCTCTTTCACTCAACCTCTGAATTTGCCCACTATTCCTTCTTCTTCTTGGACTATGTTGGCGTGGCCATCTATCAGTATGGTAGTGCATTGGTCCATTACTACTACTCTGTTGAAGAGGAGTGGTACCACATTATTAAGCCTTTCTACCTCCCAATGGCTACCATTTTGGCTTGGCTGTCCTGTGTGGGATGCTGCTACTCAAAATCCAATGCTAAGGTGCTGTGCCCTTGGACACGCAAACTCTACCAAGTAGTGCCAGCAGGGCTGGCCTATATATTAGACATTAGCCCTATAGTGCACCGGATAAACAATTGCTATTCCTCTGGTTGCACCGATGACACCATTTGGTACCATTCAGGCCAGATCATCTTCTTCCTCATCAGTGCTCATTTCTTCTCTTGCCCTCACCCAGAGAAGTGGTTCCCGGGGAAGTGTGACATTTTCCTGCAGGGGCATCAGATTTTCCACGTGTTCATTGTCCTGTGTACCCTGGCCCAACTGGAAGCTGTCCATTTGGATTATAAAAACAGACAGCACTTCTATCAGATTTGGCACAGAGATTCCACCTGGTCTGTGATCACCAGTTTTGTACTCCTTATCTCCTTCAGCATTGCCACAATGTTTTACATGAGGCACCTCATTAAAATCAAACTGAGCCACAAGGAGAAATGA